In Theileria equi strain WA chromosome 3, complete sequence, the genomic window TCATCCTCCAAAATGTGTTTTGCCGACACCGTAGATTGATCAACACAAACACACTTTACATTAAATACCTTTTTCTCATTTGGATGTTTATATGAAACTCCAAATGTCATGGATGGATTATTGTGAACATTGTCAATATTAACACAGTTTGCCATAAATTCTTTAAGTGACATAGAGACAAACTTCGCGAGATTATCGATTTGACACTTATGCTTAACACCGTTTATACCAACTTTAACAACAAAACTATTGATTGTATTAAGATGGTCACCATGCATAGTCTTCAACCTCAATATGATCTGTCGTTTTAAGctttcaaaatttgtctTAAAATCCTCTGCAGGAGATACCGTCTCCGTTTTCCAATCTCCTGATagattatcatcatttatgTCATTAATCTGTAAATTTACATTCGTAATGGAATCATGTGGGAAAATATCATGCAAAGACATTTTACTTGGCAAATTTTTCATATTGTAAACTTTTGTTTTCATGGTATGAGTAGGttcttctccatttatAGTTAACTTGTAATGATCCATATGAGATAAATCTATGTTTGGATTGTCGTATAGATAATCAACAATAGGTACATGCAGATCTTCATCATAATGTACAGAAGACAGTCTGTCATCATCATTGAAAGATATATCCATTGGTACATTCGCTCCCATAGAGTTCGTTTGTATCTTGGtttcatcaaaaaatttCACATGTGCATTAAAATGGTAAAATGTGCCATTTTCTGGAATGTGTACAGGAATTCCACATGCTTTAAATATATCCAACAATAAAACTTTTCTAAAATCTTCTAATTTTGTTAAACTCTTAGAAAGGTGGCAAGGATAAGTCCTACCATTCTTTGTAATGGACAAGAATATACCCAGAATATTAGAAACTGAAGATCCAAACATATTTGTTATTCTGGAATTGAAGTCTTTAAGAGGTGACTTTAGCGAACCAGGTGTGATTTTTACCAAGGAACTAACTCCCAAATCTGAACGCCCATTCTTCAAGGTAAACTGTGCAATAGGTGGACTATTGTCACCACCCAAACCATTTGTGAGTATAGAACCATTTGGGTTTTCTAAATCCTTTTCCGACATCTCTAACTTTAGGGTAACCGTAGATAAATCAGGTTCTTGTCCTTTTTTCATGCAAAGATCCAATAGTTTGTCTAATGTTATGTTCCTTACGATATATGCCTCACGCAATGCTTCCAAGGAGCATTTTACTGGTTGTCCGTTAATTAGAATATTAACATCACCCATATGATCTTCTGGAACCCTTATAAGAAAATTACGAATCTTTGAATTTATTGTTCGTATATCATCAGAATTTGGTCTCAGTTCTAGTGGCTCTGATAGTCCATGATTTTTACCAGATGTAGCAATAGTGATATGTGGTGGAGCACTTGGTCCAGTAGCTGGTCCCTTTGTGAAGTGTAATGACTTGCACATTTTAAGATTCATAATAGGAATATCAAGAAGATTTTGCACGGACACTACctttccattctcatctATACAAGTTACACTGTATGAATGTAAAGGAGAGAGTCCATAATCACCAGGTTCATTCATTGCTCTTTCAAAGTAATCCCTGATCGTCTCATCAAACTTTGGTTGTATCTTTACAGAATCAATTATTGGAACATGTGGCCTTTGGTGGTCATCCTTTAGCTTAAATGAAACCCGCATAGGTGTATTCCCACCATTCGACGAATTATATAGACTTGACATGTTTCTACCATCATAGGGTTTGTCATTTATCATGATGTCACTTAAGTCTGAGCCAAATGGAACCGAGGAGAAATATTTGTATATAACATTCTCCAGTTCGTTTGGTCCCAAATCATCGGATGCAACAAGATGTGATTCGttatctccagaagatttggaaaatataacATTATGCGGGTGATGGCCTGTGAAATGCTCTGACAAGTTAGCGTGTTCTTCACGTGTCATAAGACTAAACACCAAGGCTCCTATATGACTACTCTGTATGCCATACAAATATTCAAGAAGCGTAAAAGTACTATCTGGGGGAAGCTCGTTACAATTTATCACGGTTCCATCAATGGTACGTATTTCCAATAGTTTGACAGTTGAGGTTAAATCTCCCCTATTCTTAACTGCATTTTTGACTACCTTTTCATATGTATCAtcctttttcatcattctcattAAAAAGTCACCAACTCCTTGCATAGTGAATTTTGACAAAATGCTGGGAGGAACACCACGGCATGTTCCATCACCTCTTTGACTGAAACAAAAAGTGAATTCTTTAGTAGTAAGGGGATCTTTCCATATCAAATCTAATGGGTGATCTGAAACACCCAAGGTAATTCTATCTGTATGATTGAAGAGTAAATCTCCGCCCTTCAAATCATCGTCTGAATATGCCTTTCCAGTACTATCCGTGATTATTGTGTTAATTTCACCTGCGTGTCTTGGATCCGATTCAAACCACTTGTGCAATTGAGGATTTGAATTCATTCCAAACAATATGGTAGAATCAAGTTCATCAAGTGATTCATGAGGATGTACGTTCACAGAAAAATGAACAGGTGTATCATGAACTATACCATTAACATCAACAGGGACTGTAGGTTGGGCGTACAATGATACATTTGGATTTAGGCCATTTTCCCACAGCTTTCCTATGTCTTTGTTATTGTTCCCCTCAACAGCTATATACAATCTTTGGGTCGATTCCTTGTAACCTCTCTTTCTTAGCTCATCAAAGATTATATTTTGCAGCTGTTCATCTGATGCACCATACGGAATCTTAACTGTAAACTTGATTCTTTTGTTATTCCcatattcaaaatttacaGGAATTTCCACTCTAAAATCTGATTCCGCGGCAATTCTGTCAGCTCTAGTCCCAGGAGGCAAATAATTACCATCACTATTAATGTTGATACGCATATTAACCCTGTTCTTGGAATCCATGGGATGGAATCTAATATGGCTATGTATATGTTCCTCTGGTCTAAGAATATTGTAGTTATGAAGCGCTGCCTCGTACGCATTCTCAATGTCTTGTGTAGATGGATGTGTTGTATTTAAATGGATCTTGAAGTTTCTAACATGCCCACCAGAATCAGTAAATATGCCCTCAATTTTAGGTGATGCTTTAAGGATTATGTGCGAAGTTTTCCCCAACTTTTGTTCTTTAACAATATTTGCGATATCTGCAATAAATGTTTGGTCATTGGGAATTTCTCCTTTAAATGTTCTTATATTAACAAATGCCAAATCATCCCTGGAGACTAGGTGGCCATCCTTCTCAAGTGCCAAAATAATCGCATCCTTCAAATATGCTAATCTCGCAGTTTCAACATAGTTGACTGTCAGTGGCCTTACAAGTGACACACTGTTGTCCGGATTTAATATTTCAACCTTTAGATTAAACATAGTTGGTTTATCATTTAGGTAATACAAATTCAACTCTAGCGAATTTCTACTAACACAAGACTCACTCAACGGTAGTGTATCCAGTGTAGAAACCTTTTGCTGCCTAATCAAAGTATATACATCACCTCCTTCTTCAAGACAACCAGGGACTGCGTACGAATATAACTTGTATTCCGTTTTCATGTTCCTTCGGTTCTTTTTGATAATCACCTCACCATCATGCACAATATTCTTAATAAAAGCGGTTACTGGGTAAAAATGAGTAGAAACTACAGCTTCTAAAAGATGGAACCTTACCTGTACATATGGTGAAAATGTCCAAAGTGTATTCATTGCCAGTGgcatatttttaaaatacttGAACTTATACTTTTGTGGATTCaaaaattttttatttATGGCAACCaatgaaaaatgtaatGTATCAACACCCAGGATTTTTGATGCGAATCGTTGTGCATTCACTTCTTTTTTTAACAGTTTCTTGTATTCACTCAGTGTAACATAATCTGCGTTGTAGATAAAGTGATCTACTGTCCTGGAGAACGGGTTTTTAATGTTGATATCCATTTTAATAAAGGGTTCAACCTCCAAAATAACCTGAGGAACACCGTTCTCTATATGCCCTGTTAAAGCTTTGTATGcacta contains:
- a CDS encoding hypothetical protein (encoded by transcript BEWA_005400A), coding for MGNQLYPSLKELTQMNREVQDNPPTAPQTPPSHFQRTPEHAPQGIPPQHAQGSPQKRPQRVPLQHSQGVPQQHPLEVKNRSAKGFMDKVNDQMKSPIIKNEHPFMPHSSHTFNNVILNKQGNYLDLKQRDGLLSAKFKLESPDHNATELLDYLSNNVATCTVRWISVSKEQSRGQMHFDCKFDVKADGFSGETPIVVHIVGFPNTTQAINISTNGFSFHREFNNIFSLKRDIMSALGKDPLHKCRFTKVNGKKFKDDDSAYKALTGHIENGVPQVILEVEPFIKMDINIKNPFSRTVDHFIYNADYVTLSEYKKLLKKEVNAQRFASKILGVDTLHFSLVAINKKFLNPQKYKFKYFKNMPLAMNTLWTFSPYVQVRFHLLEAVVSTHFYPVTAFIKNIVHDGEVIIKKNRRNMKTEYKLYSYAVPGCLEEGGDVYTLIRQQKVSTLDTLPLSESCVSRNSLELNLYYLNDKPTMFNLKVEILNPDNSVSLVRPLTVNYVETARLAYLKDAIILALEKDGHLVSRDDLAFVNIRTFKGEIPNDQTFIADIANIVKEQKLGKTSHIILKASPKIEGIFTDSGGHVRNFKIHLNTTHPSTQDIENAYEAALHNYNILRPEEHIHSHIRFHPMDSKNRVNMRININSDGNYLPPGTRADRIAAESDFRVEIPVNFEYGNNKRIKFTVKIPYGASDEQLQNIIFDELRKRGYKESTQRLYIAVEGNNNKDIGKLWENGLNPNVSLYAQPTVPVDVNGIVHDTPVHFSVNVHPHESLDELDSTILFGMNSNPQLHKWFESDPRHAGEINTIITDSTGKAYSDDDLKGGDLLFNHTDRITLGVSDHPLDLIWKDPLTTKEFTFCFSQRGDGTCRGVPPSILSKFTMQGVGDFLMRMMKKDDTYEKVVKNAVKNRGDLTSTVKLLEIRTIDGTVINCNELPPDSTFTLLEYLYGIQSSHIGALVFSLMTREEHANLSEHFTGHHPHNVIFSKSSGDNESHLVASDDLGPNELENVIYKYFSSVPFGSDLSDIMINDKPYDGRNMSSLYNSSNGGNTPMRVSFKLKDDHQRPHVPIIDSVKIQPKFDETIRDYFERAMNEPGDYGLSPLHSYSVTCIDENGKVVSVQNLLDIPIMNLKMCKSLHFTKGPATGPSAPPHITIATSGKNHGLSEPLELRPNSDDIRTINSKIRNFLIRVPEDHMGDVNILINGQPVKCSLEALREAYIVRNITLDKLLDLCMKKGQEPDLSTVTLKLEMSEKDLENPNGSILTNGLGGDNSPPIAQFTLKNGRSDLGVSSLVKITPGSLKSPLKDFNSRITNMFGSSVSNILGIFLSITKNGRTYPCHLSKSLTKLEDFRKVLLLDIFKACGIPVHIPENGTFYHFNAHVKFFDETKIQTNSMGANVPMDISFNDDDRLSSVHYDEDLHVPIVDYLYDNPNIDLSHMDHYKLTINGEEPTHTMKTKVYNMKNLPSKMSLHDIFPHDSITNVNLQINDINDDNLSGDWKTETVSPAEDFKTNFESLKRQIILRLKTMHGDHLNTINSFVVKVGINGVKHKCQIDNLAKFVSMSLKEFMANCVNIDNVHNNPSMTFGVSYKHPNEKKVFNVKCVCVDQSTVSAKHILEDDTLPEHLMKSLFSKYTGQVLRQVQWSVFINNVQGDCHIDDITKKIKMGDIIRICGVDDSASDIYNITFLDSDADDIGLYNMNMSFTNHGKDDVKSGRIPTNRHSDEQITIESPIHITMPKDYSGPKVTTNPHDSLNDYVRNVIFQEDKQNPGKPVNIKMYANNHLYDMNDIPTKIFNSPTSHLNGKVSLIVDEDPNGDLQGTVTTLHFPQISKPLLEYLTMIKKKDPSWQNKTIFLVNKDSMIKEGHIPNDLLLKPVSELDSLGYSISISNDDVPIKKEESIFVNFISKDGVNSSTSLSDLQESLHALFEKIPGGVVDMDKVGNAKFRIIIDGFNVNCPIDNINMLSGSISLQNLLNVCGVTDLDHSHSVTIYFDAPISKDKKSHDIKFNVNLDDKQGESRSVNYGSEFTLNKNSTDFLKKKDGHVFVDVQSDDGYDEFIEVDSQKFLALLSGHPDVTSMLLKLGIAQEHLGGLHSLNLILSTLTKALQGHQKFSVNNDTNIPFKINEPISQSPYMQKFRDALLKDKNVNLTVVAELANGVVETFDLPNKEFIHALNGNLTFRDLALWGLSAEDADMIKQLRFNTSEPISLDDEKKSQSTKKGNESKKSKEKAPSMTKESLLTSLKVFQEAANDPQKSITLSVKINDGKTYEIIVRNSTIKNAMENNAKMADLLSNYMPKDDIEQVNSISVNLQEQTSTFYVPLKKHKPIAMPIMASDEPKQCMIQEFKNPWNPSESLWKNYTIKEAADAYADYYKIDKKVKGLYLLRKEDHNNMSAKILFDEVQKPSEKSLDRNVGEYISKGYTLFIRYKDTGELAP